ACATGTCCAGCAATTTCCTCACAGGGCTGATCCCTGCCGAGCTCTCCAACTTGCACCGCCTCGACGTCCTCAAGCTTGGCCAGAACCAGCTGAGCGGCGGCATACCTCCATCCCTCTCCGAGCTGGCGAGCGTGTTCTACCTCAGCCTTAGGGATAACCGCCTCTCTGGCCCTATCCCTGGCGTTATCTTCAAGAACTGCACCTACCTAGGTGTCGTCGACTTCGGCAACAATGACCTCTCCGGCGAAATCCCCGGTGAGGCTTCAGACAACCTCGCAGACTGGTTTATCGCCCTCAACCTCTACTCCAACAGGTTAACTGGGAGACTCCCACGGTGGCTCGCCAACTGCACCTATCTGTACCTACTGGACGTGGAAAACAACTCACTCGCCGACGAGCTCCCTTCTGGGATCATATCAGGCAAGCAGCAGCTCAAGTACCTGCATTTGTCCAACAACGACCAGTTCTGGAGCCACGATGATAACACCAACCTGGAGCCATTCTTTGTGGCGGTATCGAACTGCTCCCAGATATTGGAGATCGAGGCCGGGGCCGTGGGGATTGGCGGGCTGCTGCCGAGCCGGCTTGGCACGATGCTACCGCCCAACATATCGCACCTCAATCTGGAGCTCAATGAGATCAAGGGCCCGATCCCGGCTGATGTCGGCGACGTGATAAACATCACGCTGATGAACCTGTCAAGCAACCAGCTAAACGGGACGGTCCCAACATCCATCTGTGCATTGCCGAAGCTCGAGCGGCTCTCCCTGTCCAACAACGCCTTGACAGGCACGATCCCAGCATGCATAGGCAACGCCACGAGCCTCGGCGAGCTGGACCTGTCAGGCAACGCGCTGTCGGGGAGCATCCCGAGCGGCATCGGAAGCGGGCTGGTCAACCTGTACCTGCAGAACAACCAGCTCTCCGGGGAGATACCGGCTACCCGCCTCGCTGAATGCATCCGCCTGCTGCACCTCGACCTCTCGAACAACAGCCTGAAGGGCGAGGTACCGGAGAGGGTTTCTGGCACTGACATTCTATATTTGAACCTATCCCATAACCAGATCAGAGGTGAGCTGCCGCGGGGGCTCGGTGACATGCAGCAGGTGCAAGCGATTGACCTGTCCTGGAACAACTTCACCGGCATGATCTCCCTGCAGCTCGGCAGCTGCCACGAGCTGGAGGTTCTCGACCTGTCGCACAACTCGCTCACCGGAGTCCTACCGTCCTCCCTCGAGCTCCTTGAAGACCTCAAAAACCTTGACGTCTCCGACAACTCCCTGACTGGTGAGATCCCCATCAACCTGACGAAATGCACCAGCCTAAAACATTTCAACTTGTCATACAACGACTTCGTTGGCCATGTACCCACCACCGGCGTCTTTGCGGATTTCACCTTCCTGTCCTACATTGGCAACCCACGGCTCTGCGGCTCGGTGGTCAGGCGCAACTGCCAAAGGCACCACCCGTGGTACCAGTCCCGGAAGTACTTGGTTGTGATGTGTCTCTGTGCCGCTGTTCTGGCATTCATTTTGACAATCCTCTGCGCGGTCAGTGCCCAGAAGATCCGGTATCGCCTCGCAGTGGTGAGGGAGGAAATGTTTAGGGGCCGCCGTAGTGGCGGCTCATCGCCCGTGATGAAGTACAAGTACCCACGGATCACATACCAGGAGCTGGTCGAGGCAACGGAGGAGTTCAGCGCTGACCGGCTCGTCGGGGCAGGCAGCTATGGCCGGGTGTACCGTGGTACGCTGCAGGATGGCACCATGGTCGCTGTGAAGGTGCTGCAGCTCCAGTCAGGGAACTCAACCAAGAGCTTCAGCCGTGAATGCCAGGTCCTGAAGCGCATTCGACACCGTAACCTCATGCGTATCATCACCGCATGCAGCCTGGCGGACTTCAAGGCACTGGTCCTGCCGTTCATGGCGAAGGGCAGCCTTGAGCGGTGCCTCTACGCTGGACCGCCGGCCGAGCTCAGCCTGGTGCAgcgcgtcaacatctgcagcgaCATTGCTGAGGGGGTGGCCTACCTGCACCACCACTCACCGATCAAGGTCATCCACTGCGACCTCAAGCCGAGCAATGTCCTCATCAACGATGACAT
This Lolium rigidum isolate FL_2022 unplaced genomic scaffold, APGP_CSIRO_Lrig_0.1 contig_5839_1, whole genome shotgun sequence DNA region includes the following protein-coding sequences:
- the LOC124681883 gene encoding putative leucine-rich repeat receptor-like serine/threonine-protein kinase At2g24130 → MDVKRAAMLLLLHFMLFHAVTSALAERRSGTTIRRPRQQPLLQEKATLLALKRSLILLSPSVLADWNESNSDVCGFTGITCDWRRHHVISLSLAGMNISGGIPPVIGNLTRLRRLDMSSNFLTGLIPAELSNLHRLDVLKLGQNQLSGGIPPSLSELASVFYLSLRDNRLSGPIPGVIFKNCTYLGVVDFGNNDLSGEIPGEASDNLADWFIALNLYSNRLTGRLPRWLANCTYLYLLDVENNSLADELPSGIISGKQQLKYLHLSNNDQFWSHDDNTNLEPFFVAVSNCSQILEIEAGAVGIGGLLPSRLGTMLPPNISHLNLELNEIKGPIPADVGDVINITLMNLSSNQLNGTVPTSICALPKLERLSLSNNALTGTIPACIGNATSLGELDLSGNALSGSIPSGIGSGLVNLYLQNNQLSGEIPATRLAECIRLLHLDLSNNSLKGEVPERVSGTDILYLNLSHNQIRGELPRGLGDMQQVQAIDLSWNNFTGMISLQLGSCHELEVLDLSHNSLTGVLPSSLELLEDLKNLDVSDNSLTGEIPINLTKCTSLKHFNLSYNDFVGHVPTTGVFADFTFLSYIGNPRLCGSVVRRNCQRHHPWYQSRKYLVVMCLCAAVLAFILTILCAVSAQKIRYRLAVVREEMFRGRRSGGSSPVMKYKYPRITYQELVEATEEFSADRLVGAGSYGRVYRGTLQDGTMVAVKVLQLQSGNSTKSFSRECQVLKRIRHRNLMRIITACSLADFKALVLPFMAKGSLERCLYAGPPAELSLVQRVNICSDIAEGVAYLHHHSPIKVIHCDLKPSNVLINDDMTALVSDFGISRLVMSVGGVANTADVGASTVNMLCGSIGYIPPEYGYGSDPTTKGDVYSFGVLVMEMVTRKKPTDDMFEAGLSLHKWVKSHYHGQADVVVDQALAGMVMDQTPEVRRMWDVAIGELLELGILCTHENASMRPTMIDAAGGLDRLKRYLGGDTTATFESSLGFSSMTIEDIDD